In the genome of Geotrypetes seraphini chromosome 16, aGeoSer1.1, whole genome shotgun sequence, one region contains:
- the LOC117349655 gene encoding olfactory receptor 6J1-like, translating to MRNQSFVTEFIFMGFPGSRGLHISLFFLFFLIYLITIVSNLLMIVLICKEACLHTPMYFFLCNLSILEAFNSSNIFPKMLLDFVSENKRISFVSCITQSYFYFLLTTVEFFLLGIMSFDRYVAICNPLRYATIMQAQLCILLMLFCWVGSILSLLFPTIIISTFPFCGPNVIDHYFCDSASIVKLACADTRFVELLGIILALIILPTSLLSTLVSYTYIIFTIFHISSADGRHKAFSTCASHLTMVILVYGCAVFIEISPMINPSTTLYKGVSVVSNALPPLLNPFIYTLRNGKVKEVIKDFTKRKIFS from the coding sequence ATGAGGAATCAATCCTTTGTTACAGAATTCATTTTTATGGGATTTCCAGGCAGTCGTGGGCTGCatatttctcttttcttcttgttCTTTCTTATTTACCTAATCACGATAGTCAGCAACCTTTTGATGATTGTACTGATCTGCAAGGAAGCTTGTCTCCATACCCCAATGTACTTTTTCCTTTGCAACCTGTCCATCCTGGAAGCATTTAATTCATCAAACATATTTCCAAAGATGCTATTAGATTTTGTGTCAGAGAATAAAAGAATTTCTTTCGTTTCCTGCATTACCCAATCCTATTTCTATTTCCTTCTGACAACTGTTGAGTTTTTTCTGTTGGGCATCATGTCCTTTGATCGCTATGTAGCCATCTGTAACCCACTGCGCTATGCCACTATCATGCAAGCTCAACTGTGCATTCTATTGATGTTATTCTGTTGGGTTGGATCCATATTGTCTCTCCTTTTCCCTACAATTATCATCTCTACATTCCCTTTCTGTGGACCCAACGTCATTGACCATTATTTTTGTGACAGTGCTTCTATTGTGAAACTTGCCTGTGCTGATACCCGGTTTGTAGAACTACTTGGAATCATTTTAGCATTAATTATATTGCCAACCTCTCTGCTTTCAACATTAGTGTCCTACACTTACATTATCTTCACAATTTTCCACATTTCATCAGCAGATGGGAGGCATAAAGCCTTCTCTACTTGCGCATCCCACCTCACTATGGTGATACTGGTATATGGATGTGCAGTGTTCATAGAAATAAGCCCCATGATCAACCCTTCCACGACTTTGTACAAAGGGGTATCCGTGGTCAGCAATGCCTTGCCTCCTTTGTTAAACCCTTTCATTTACACTTTAAGAAATGGAAAGGTTAAGGAGGTAATAAAAGACTTCACAAAGAGAAAGATATTTTCCTGA